One genomic window of Quadrisphaera setariae includes the following:
- the galK gene encoding galactokinase: protein MTTTPTTAQGAPTWLEAAPASAAADAAVALFAGHWEGQADGVWSAPGRVNLIGEHLDYNGGPVLPLALPHSTVAAVRARQDGVVRVVSAADLGGEPSVWQGHLSDVGPGAPEGWAAYVAGVLWALAQAGHAVGGVDAAVVSTVPLGAGLSSSAALECVVALAVADLGSLGETSADAFRAELAAACVRAENEVARASTGGMDQAASLRCTAEHALRLDSATGAVTQVPLPLAEHGRALLVMDTRAPHRHADGEYGSRRAASERAAELLGHGLLAEAVTEAGGTAEGAEAVLDRLRTAAAEAGEGADRVEELVRRTRHVISETARVHQVVSLLTSAAQGSCVGVSGVGAVACIDDVGPVLSASHASMRDDYEISCPELDVVCSAAEAAGALGARMTGGGFGGSAVALVRAGTEEAVASAVRAAALEAGHPEPAFLRALASPGASRLR, encoded by the coding sequence GTGACGACGACGCCGACGACGGCGCAGGGCGCGCCGACCTGGCTGGAGGCGGCGCCCGCGTCGGCCGCGGCCGACGCGGCGGTGGCGCTGTTCGCCGGGCACTGGGAGGGCCAGGCCGACGGCGTGTGGTCCGCGCCCGGGCGGGTCAACCTCATCGGCGAGCACCTCGACTACAACGGCGGTCCGGTGCTGCCGCTGGCGCTGCCGCACAGCACGGTCGCCGCGGTGCGGGCCCGCCAGGACGGCGTGGTGCGGGTGGTCTCGGCAGCCGACCTGGGCGGGGAGCCCAGCGTCTGGCAGGGGCACCTGTCCGACGTCGGCCCCGGCGCGCCCGAGGGCTGGGCCGCCTACGTGGCCGGGGTGCTGTGGGCGCTGGCGCAGGCCGGGCACGCCGTCGGCGGTGTGGACGCCGCCGTCGTCTCGACCGTCCCCCTGGGCGCGGGGCTGTCGAGCTCGGCGGCGCTGGAGTGCGTGGTCGCCCTGGCCGTGGCGGACCTGGGCTCGCTGGGCGAGACCTCCGCCGACGCGTTCCGCGCCGAGCTGGCCGCGGCGTGCGTGCGGGCCGAGAACGAGGTGGCCCGCGCCTCCACCGGTGGCATGGACCAGGCGGCGTCGCTGCGGTGCACCGCTGAGCACGCGCTGAGGCTCGACAGCGCCACCGGGGCGGTGACCCAGGTGCCGCTGCCGCTGGCCGAGCACGGCCGGGCGCTGCTCGTCATGGACACCCGCGCCCCCCACCGCCACGCCGACGGCGAGTACGGCTCCCGGCGCGCGGCCTCGGAGCGGGCAGCGGAGCTGCTCGGGCACGGGCTGCTGGCCGAGGCCGTGACGGAGGCCGGGGGCACCGCGGAGGGCGCCGAGGCGGTGCTGGACCGGCTGCGCACGGCCGCGGCCGAGGCCGGAGAGGGCGCTGACCGCGTCGAGGAGCTGGTGCGCCGCACCCGCCACGTCATCAGCGAGACCGCCCGGGTGCACCAGGTGGTGTCGCTCCTCACGTCGGCGGCCCAGGGCAGCTGCGTGGGGGTCAGCGGCGTGGGCGCGGTGGCGTGCATCGACGACGTCGGCCCGGTGCTGTCCGCGTCGCACGCGTCGATGCGCGACGACTACGAGATCTCCTGCCCCGAGCTCGACGTGGTCTGCTCGGCGGCGGAGGCCGCCGGCGCGCTGGGCGCCCGGATGACCGGCGGCGGGTTCGGCGGGTCGGCGGTGGCCCTCGTGCGCGCCGGCACCGAGGAGGCCGTGGCGTCTGCGGTGCGGGCGGCGGCGCTGGAGGCGGGCCACCCCGAGCCGGCGTTCCTGCGGGCGCTGGCCTCCCCCGGAGCGTCCCGCCTGCGCTGA
- a CDS encoding osmoprotectant NAGGN system M42 family peptidase → MTAAPPPSAPTVDQNADQPRDLPVDEDYLRSTMVDLLLTPSPSGRTDAVMQLVGDRISALGLPFDLTRRGLLRARLGTGSTVRRAVVVHADTIGCMVKRLKENGRLEVVPVGTHSARFSEGAHVTVMTDDPDCVYTGTVLPLLSAGHAFGDDIDTQGVGWHQVEVRIDEPVTDLAGLAALGIQVGDFVALDADPRITPGGFVKSRHLDDKAGLAACLTALKALADAGVQPRVTAQLLVTIGEEVGFGATHGLDPDISELVAVDNAVVAAGQASSERTVNVGMMDMTGPFDYHLSRRLLALAAEHDVPAHRDVYRHYRSDAAPALEAGIEARAALIGAGVDSGHGHERTHLEGLVALTRLLVLYLQTDLVFADWDRRAAGPLEEFPSESVQPAPREPAREDATGA, encoded by the coding sequence GTGACCGCTGCACCTCCGCCGTCCGCCCCGACCGTCGACCAGAACGCCGACCAGCCCCGTGACCTGCCGGTCGACGAGGACTACCTGCGCTCCACGATGGTCGACCTGCTGCTCACCCCGAGCCCGTCAGGTCGCACCGATGCGGTGATGCAGCTCGTGGGAGACCGCATCTCGGCGCTCGGGCTGCCGTTCGACCTGACCCGCCGCGGCCTGCTGCGCGCGCGCCTGGGCACCGGCAGCACGGTGCGGCGCGCCGTCGTCGTCCACGCCGACACCATCGGGTGCATGGTCAAGCGCCTCAAGGAGAACGGGCGCCTGGAGGTGGTGCCGGTCGGCACGCACAGCGCGCGGTTCTCCGAGGGCGCCCACGTCACGGTGATGACCGACGACCCCGACTGCGTCTACACCGGCACCGTGCTGCCGCTGCTGAGCGCCGGGCACGCCTTCGGCGACGACATCGACACCCAGGGCGTCGGCTGGCACCAGGTGGAGGTCCGCATCGACGAGCCCGTCACCGACCTCGCCGGGCTGGCGGCGCTGGGGATCCAGGTCGGCGACTTCGTGGCCCTCGACGCCGACCCGCGCATCACGCCGGGCGGCTTCGTGAAGAGCCGCCACCTCGACGACAAGGCCGGGCTCGCCGCCTGCCTCACCGCGCTCAAGGCGCTGGCCGACGCCGGCGTCCAGCCGCGGGTCACCGCGCAGCTGCTCGTGACCATCGGCGAGGAGGTCGGCTTCGGCGCCACGCACGGCCTCGACCCCGACATCTCCGAGCTGGTCGCCGTCGACAACGCCGTGGTGGCCGCTGGGCAGGCGAGCTCGGAGCGCACGGTCAACGTCGGGATGATGGACATGACCGGCCCGTTCGACTACCACCTGTCGCGCCGGCTGCTGGCCCTCGCCGCCGAGCACGACGTGCCCGCGCACCGCGACGTCTACCGCCACTACCGCTCCGACGCCGCCCCCGCGCTGGAGGCGGGCATCGAGGCGCGGGCCGCGCTCATCGGTGCCGGCGTCGACTCTGGGCACGGTCACGAGCGCACGCACCTGGAGGGGCTGGTGGCGCTGACGCGGCTGCTGGTGCTCTACCTGCAGACCGACCTCGTCTTCGCCGACTGGGACCGGCGTGCCGCCGGCCCGCTGGAGGAGTTTCCCTCGGAGTCGGTGCAGCCGGCGCCGCGCGAGCCCGCCCGCGAGGACGCCACCGGCGCCTGA
- a CDS encoding methyl-accepting chemotaxis protein yields MRSRLHDTSITTRLVAAFTVITVVFVALGALCAVSLDRAQQRLTEVAEGNVRALTSIGRVYADHVALARDLEALNVAVAREGQRPGGTSLALESVQKSETALADQWKDYLATGPAADRVTVATVGHTLDAWTVTRPPVLEAAAAGDLTTTSERLQATRALIGMVGQFVLQLQQVELEQAAAEHAAGASETSWARWAVVVVSALAVLAAVGMVVVLTRSIGRPLARVLEVVQGLAQGRLDQRTGIASKDEVGRLAVATDASVDQLAGVVRSITQRADALSATSAELAGVAGQLSAGAQESSAQAQVVAGASEEISASMGTIAAAGEEMTSAIGEIASSTATAAQTAADAVATAEQADAILRRLGTSSREIGEVVKLITSIAEQTNLLALNATIEAARAGEAGKGFAVVAGEVKDLAGQTARATEQIVSRVQATQADAVDATAAIQQISEVIGRIDALQATVASAVEEQSATTAEMVRSVNEVSSGTREISAGIGGVASGAARTTSSAEAATRTAEELAGTAEEMRRAVSTFTL; encoded by the coding sequence ATGCGCAGCCGCCTGCACGACACGAGCATCACGACCAGGCTCGTCGCGGCCTTCACCGTGATCACCGTGGTCTTCGTGGCGCTCGGCGCGCTGTGCGCCGTCTCCCTCGACCGCGCGCAGCAGCGGCTCACGGAGGTCGCCGAGGGCAACGTGCGCGCCCTCACCTCCATCGGCCGCGTCTACGCCGACCACGTGGCCCTGGCGCGAGACCTGGAGGCGCTCAACGTGGCCGTGGCGCGCGAGGGCCAGCGCCCCGGTGGCACGTCGCTGGCCCTGGAGTCGGTGCAGAAGAGCGAGACCGCCCTCGCCGACCAGTGGAAGGACTACCTGGCCACCGGGCCCGCGGCCGACCGCGTGACGGTGGCCACCGTCGGGCACACCCTCGACGCCTGGACCGTGACGCGCCCGCCGGTCCTGGAGGCGGCCGCCGCCGGTGACCTGACCACCACCTCCGAGCGCCTGCAGGCCACGCGCGCGCTCATCGGCATGGTCGGCCAGTTCGTGCTGCAGCTGCAGCAGGTCGAGCTGGAGCAGGCGGCCGCGGAGCACGCGGCGGGCGCCTCCGAGACCTCCTGGGCGCGCTGGGCGGTGGTGGTCGTCTCGGCGCTGGCCGTCCTGGCGGCGGTCGGCATGGTCGTGGTGCTCACGCGCAGCATCGGGCGTCCGCTCGCCCGGGTCCTCGAGGTGGTCCAGGGCCTGGCGCAGGGGCGGCTCGACCAGCGCACCGGCATCGCCAGCAAGGACGAGGTGGGTCGCCTGGCCGTGGCCACCGACGCCTCCGTCGACCAGCTGGCCGGCGTGGTGCGCAGCATCACCCAGCGCGCCGACGCCCTCTCGGCGACCTCCGCCGAGCTGGCCGGCGTGGCGGGCCAGCTCTCCGCCGGGGCGCAGGAGTCCTCCGCGCAGGCCCAGGTGGTGGCCGGGGCCTCGGAGGAGATCTCCGCCTCGATGGGGACCATCGCCGCTGCGGGCGAGGAGATGACCTCCGCCATCGGGGAGATCGCCTCCTCGACGGCCACCGCCGCCCAGACCGCCGCCGACGCGGTGGCCACCGCGGAGCAGGCCGACGCGATCCTGCGGCGCCTGGGCACCTCGAGCCGCGAGATCGGTGAGGTGGTCAAGCTCATCACCTCCATCGCGGAGCAGACCAACCTGCTGGCGCTGAACGCGACGATCGAGGCCGCCCGCGCCGGGGAGGCCGGCAAGGGCTTCGCGGTGGTGGCCGGCGAGGTGAAGGACCTCGCCGGGCAGACCGCCCGCGCCACCGAGCAGATCGTGTCCCGGGTGCAGGCGACCCAGGCCGACGCCGTGGACGCGACCGCGGCGATCCAGCAGATCAGCGAGGTCATCGGGCGGATCGACGCCCTGCAGGCCACCGTCGCCTCGGCGGTGGAGGAGCAGTCGGCCACGACGGCCGAGATGGTCCGCTCGGTCAACGAGGTGTCCTCGGGCACGCGCGAGATCAGCGCCGGCATCGGCGGTGTCGCCAGCGGGGCGGCGCGCACCACCAGCAGCGCGGAGGCCGCGACGCGCACCGCTGAGGAGCTGGCCGGCACCGCCGAGGAGATGCGCCGCGCGGTGTCCACGTTCACCCTCTGA
- the ngg gene encoding N-acetylglutaminylglutamine synthetase: MGVPSVRRHRPVAGLRGRPRGGGHPRHGLDPDVVLDMGWGRLVFGSTFDDPAGVLDALRDEASGKRDIACYVPDPQVLVGTSPHELFVDPSYTYRLDLHTYRQRRDAVRDVEVRTVQAREELEQVNRIYARARMVEADVDTMWANQRTRTFTHLVALDQRTLGSGADGGAHAAPKVVGTVTGVDHVLAFGDPEGGSSLWCLAVDPDAAPPGTGEALVRRLAERYAARGRAHLDLSVLHSNSGAIALYRKLGFSPTSAVCVKRKNPINQALYSPVPAGLDDVNPYARIIADEALRRGLRVEVTDAPSGELRISSGARSVLTRESLSELTSAVAMSRCDDKRVTSRLLSRAGLAVPRAVEVTGAAAGPDDDLGAARALLAEVGDVVVKPARGEQGRGITVGVADDDALAAAVRRALTFCPDVVVEQRVDGEDLRVVVIDHEVVAAAVRRPAQVVGNGRDTITDLVRRHSKRRAQATGGESTVPLDETTEAVVADAGYRMDDVLPRGEVLAVRRTANLHTGGTIEDVTDRLHPVVAEAARRASRVIGIPVTGLDFLVPDVEGDQYVIIEANERPGLANHEPQPTAERFVDLLFPETRR; this comes from the coding sequence ATGGGGGTCCCCTCCGTGCGGCGGCACCGCCCCGTGGCCGGCCTGCGCGGGCGCCCGCGCGGCGGCGGCCACCCCCGGCACGGCCTCGACCCCGACGTCGTCCTCGACATGGGGTGGGGCCGGCTGGTGTTCGGCAGCACCTTCGACGACCCGGCCGGCGTGCTCGACGCCCTGCGCGACGAGGCCAGCGGCAAGCGCGACATCGCCTGCTACGTGCCCGACCCGCAGGTGCTCGTGGGCACCTCCCCCCACGAGCTGTTCGTGGACCCCTCCTACACCTACCGGCTCGACCTGCACACCTACCGCCAGCGCCGCGACGCCGTCCGCGACGTCGAGGTGCGCACCGTGCAGGCCCGGGAGGAGCTCGAGCAGGTCAACCGCATCTACGCGCGGGCCCGCATGGTCGAGGCCGACGTCGACACGATGTGGGCCAACCAGCGCACCCGCACCTTCACCCACCTCGTGGCGCTCGACCAGCGCACCCTGGGATCCGGCGCCGACGGAGGAGCCCACGCGGCGCCCAAGGTGGTGGGCACCGTGACCGGCGTCGACCACGTCCTCGCCTTCGGAGACCCCGAGGGCGGGTCCAGCCTGTGGTGCCTCGCGGTCGACCCGGACGCCGCACCGCCGGGGACGGGCGAGGCGCTCGTGCGCCGCCTGGCCGAGCGCTACGCGGCCCGCGGCCGGGCGCACCTCGACCTGTCGGTGCTGCACTCCAACTCCGGCGCCATCGCCCTCTACCGCAAGCTCGGCTTCTCGCCCACCTCCGCGGTGTGCGTCAAGCGCAAGAACCCCATCAACCAGGCGCTGTACTCCCCGGTCCCGGCGGGCCTGGACGACGTCAACCCCTACGCGCGGATCATCGCCGACGAGGCGCTGCGCCGAGGGCTGCGGGTGGAGGTCACCGACGCGCCGTCGGGGGAGCTGCGGATCTCCTCCGGCGCGCGCAGCGTGCTGACCCGGGAGTCGCTGTCCGAGCTCACCAGCGCCGTCGCCATGAGCCGCTGCGACGACAAGCGCGTCACCTCCCGGCTGCTGTCCCGCGCCGGCCTGGCGGTGCCCCGGGCGGTCGAGGTCACCGGAGCCGCCGCCGGACCCGACGACGACCTCGGCGCAGCCCGCGCCCTGCTCGCCGAGGTCGGCGACGTCGTCGTCAAGCCCGCCCGGGGGGAGCAGGGCCGCGGCATCACCGTGGGCGTCGCCGACGACGACGCGCTGGCCGCCGCCGTGCGCCGCGCGCTGACCTTCTGCCCGGACGTCGTGGTGGAGCAGCGCGTGGACGGCGAGGACCTCCGCGTCGTCGTCATCGACCACGAGGTGGTGGCCGCCGCGGTGCGCCGACCGGCGCAGGTGGTGGGCAACGGGCGCGACACCATCACCGACCTCGTGCGCCGCCACTCCAAGCGCCGCGCGCAGGCCACCGGCGGGGAGAGCACCGTGCCGCTCGACGAGACCACCGAGGCCGTGGTCGCCGACGCCGGGTACCGCATGGACGACGTCCTGCCCCGGGGCGAGGTGCTCGCGGTGCGGCGCACCGCCAACCTCCACACCGGAGGCACCATCGAGGACGTCACCGACCGCCTCCACCCCGTCGTCGCCGAGGCGGCGCGCCGCGCGAGCAGGGTCATCGGCATCCCCGTGACCGGCCTGGACTTCCTCGTGCCGGACGTCGAGGGCGACCAGTACGTGATCATCGAGGCGAACGAGCGGCCGGGGCTGGCCAACCACGAGCCCCAGCCCACCGCGGAGCGCTTCGTGGACCTGCTGTTCCCCGAGACCCGCCGCTGA